A genomic region of Alligator mississippiensis isolate rAllMis1 chromosome 4, rAllMis1, whole genome shotgun sequence contains the following coding sequences:
- the RPL37A gene encoding large ribosomal subunit protein eL43, giving the protein MAKRTKKVGIVGKYGTRYGASLRKMVKKIEISQHAKYTCSFCGKTKMKRKAVGIWHCGSCMKTVAGGAWTYNTTSAVTVKSAIRRLKELKDQ; this is encoded by the exons ATG GCGAAGCGCACCAAGAAGGTCGGGATCGTGGGTAAATACGGGACCCGCTACGGCGCTTCCCTCCGGAAGATGGTGAAGAAGATCGAGATCAGCCAGCACGCCAAGTACACCTGCTCCTTCTGCGGCAAG ACCAAAATGAAGAGGAAAGCTGTGGGCATCTGGCATTGTGGATCCTGCATGAAGAcggtggcaggtggtgcctggacCTACAA CACCACTTCTGCAGTGACGGTCAAATCTGCCATcagaagactgaaggaactgaaaGACCAGTAG